Proteins from one Parasteatoda tepidariorum isolate YZ-2023 chromosome 4, CAS_Ptep_4.0, whole genome shotgun sequence genomic window:
- the LOC107444489 gene encoding protein regulator of cytokinesis 1, whose protein sequence is MEGLEDIQSKAVKQIICEMKEIYEIWNEIGLNTFQKEERVKTAWDHIHALVRDIKNEEICICEEIKGNVRCLTEKVSELSQTLSVEATPVAGLTYYQRLEKLQQDYDRFNDLKEQRMKDVKNLRIIEQSYCKLLDVEEYKFSSNTNIPSEADLKELQQHINMLIDEHNKRYEMYCQAKQQLSTILEETDGTPYGTLEKHICSEKEPISLSKTTFQEIEEIIARAKKRKEELESKKKILTDRLKLLWNRLNIDNDIKIEFMSNHVNCKASTLAAIKSEINKYEEMKNQNLILYIGSARKELTELWDKCGASNSEKNMFDPYFSEDVTEGVLIIHEEEIERWKKYYEEVCHILEKIEKRNKLWELLKAQDNKVNDPNRFKNRGGNLLKEERERNKLLRTLPTLEQEINEDIEKYEAEKRRKFFYLGEDYRIVIINQWGQRMSCKENLKQENHLTPAKRFPFNTPKKSPAPRFAIYRSGLTPKSNSKVKRAVQKRELDVLKEVGSKLNENPTCSNATTYPDFELDLNNAARKSLRSSAIASKKIGGTRSPMHSKKRRSSPKKRSIIVEEEF, encoded by the coding sequence atggAAGGATTAGAAGACATCCAGTCCAAAGCTGTTAAGCAAATTATAtgtgaaatgaaagaaatttacgaaatttggaatgaaattgggttaaatacttttcaaaaagaagAGAGAGTGAAAACTGCTTGGGACCATATTCATGCTTTAGTAAGagatataaaaaatgaagaaatctGCATTTGTGAAGAGATAAAAGGCAATGTCAGATGTTTAACGGAAAAGGTGTCTGAACTTTCACAAACTTTATCTGTGGAGGCTACTCCGGTTGCCGGTTTAACATACTACCAGAGACTTGAAAAGTTACAGCAAGATTATGATcgatttaatgatttaaaagaacAGAGAATGAAGGATGTGAAAAACCTTAGAATTATTGAGCAAAGTTACTGCAAGCTACTTGATGTGGAAGAATACAAATTTTCCTCTAATACTAATATTCCATCAGAAGCAGATTTGAAGGAGCTTCAACAGCATATAAATATGCTCATTGATGAGCACAACAAGCGGTATGAAATGTATTGTCAGGCTAAGCAGCAGCTTTCTACTATATTGGAAGAAACTGATGGAACCCCTTACGGAACATTAGAAAAGCATATTTGCTCTGAGAAAGAGCCCATTTCCTTGTCAAAAACAACTTTTCAAGAAATAGAAGAAATCATTGCCAgagctaaaaaaagaaaagaagaattggaaagtaaaaagaaaattctgacagATAGGTTAAAACTTCTCTGGAATCGATTAAATATagataatgatattaaaattgaattcatgTCTAATCATGTGAACTGTAAAGCTTCAACTTTAGCTGCAATTAAgagtgaaattaataaatacgaagaaatgaaaaatcaaaacttgattttataTATTGGATCTGCCAGAAAGGAGCTTACTGAATTGTGGGATAAATGTGGAGCTTCaaattcagagaaaaatatgtttgatcCATATTTTAGTGAAGATGTCACAGAAGGTGTTTTAATTATCCACGAAGAGGAAATTGaaagatggaaaaaatattatgaagagGTCTGccacattttggaaaaaattgaaaagaggaATAAGTTATGGGAACTCTTAAAAGCTCAAGATAATAAAGTCAATGATcctaatagatttaaaaatcgtGGTGGAAACCTTCTTAAAGAGGAAAGGGAACgaaataaattgttaagaaCACTTCCTACTCTTgaacaagaaataaatgaagataTCGAAAAGTATGAAGCTGAGAAGCGGAGGAAATTTTTCTATCTGGGCGAAGATTAcagaattgttattattaatcaatGGGGACAGCGTATGAGttgcaaagaaaatttgaaacagGAGAATCATCTGACACCTGCTAAACGGTTTCCTTTTAACACTCCTAAAAAGTCACCTGCTCCAAGATTTGCCATTTATAGATCTGGACTCACTCCAAAAAGTAACTCGAAAGTAAAAAGAGCAGTACAAAAACGCGAACTTGACGTTTTGAAAGAAGTTGGTAGTAAGTTAAATGAAAACCCAACTTGTTCCAATGCCACCACTTATCCAGATTTTGAATTGGATTTAAATAATGCAGCCAGAAAAAGTCTTCGAAGTTCTGCTATTGCATCCAAAAAAATTGGTGGTACTAGGTCACCTATGcattctaaaaaaagaagaagttcTCCTAAGAAACGATCGATAATAGTTGAAgaagaattttga
- the LOC107444488 gene encoding delta(3,5)-Delta(2,4)-dienoyl-CoA isomerase, mitochondrial → MIMVFTLAFKSFQTTTKYLLASGLKQMSINKRAMASTAIYEYETLSVTSDQDHVLHVQLNRPECLNAMNKMFWQEIRDCFKKIRNDQYCRVAIISGAGKAFSAGLDFTDMLDITSKVLSKEDIARKAKYLHSIVEQFQQSFTAVEDCQKPVIAAVHGACIGAGVNLIAACDIRYCSEDAYFSIKEIDIGIAADVGILQRLPKSVGNDSLLREYIYSCENMSSEIAKEIGIVSKVFPSRDEMFKATNHLAGIIARKSPVAVQGTKKALTYSRDHSVKEGLEFMTYWNMTMLQSEDVLKAAEATITKTEKRPHFSKL, encoded by the coding sequence ATGATAATGGTTTTTACTTTAGCCTTTAAATCTTTTCAAACCACGACGAAATATTTGCTTGCATCTGGGTTAAAACAAATGAGTATTAATAAAAGAGCCATGGCCAGTACtgcaatttatgaatatgaaacCCTTTCAGTCACATCTGATCAAGATCATGTCTTGCACGTTCAGCTTAATCGACCAGAATGCTTAAATGCCATGAACAAAATGTTTTGGCAAGAAATTAgagactgttttaaaaaaataagaaatgaccAATATTGCAGGGTCGCCATTATCTCTGGTGCTGGTAAGGCATTTTCTGCTGGATTAGATTTCACCGATATGTTAGATATTACCTCTAAAGTTCTGAGCAAGGAAGATATTGCtcgaaaagcaaaatatttacattcgATTGTTGAACAATTTCAACAATCATTCACTGCAGTGGAAGATTGCCAGAAACCTGTAATTGCAGCAGTCCATGGTGCCTGTATTGGAGCAGGAGTTAATCTTATTGCAGCTTGTGATATTCGCTACTGTTCAgaagatgcttatttttctattaaggAGATTGATATTGGCATTGCAGCTGATGTTGGCATATTGCAAAGATTACCGAAATCTGTTGGTAATGACAGTTTGCTGAgagaatatatttatagttgCGAAAATATGAGTTCAGAAATAGCTAAAGAAATTGGCATTGTTAGCAAAGTATTTCCTTCCAGAGATGAAATGTTTAAAGCAACGAATCATTTAGCAGGAATTATTGCCCGTAAAAGTCCAGTTGCAGTGCAGGGTACCAAAAAGGCATTGACCTATTCTAGAGATCATTCCGTAAAAGAGGGATTGGAGTTCATGACATACTGGAATATGACGATGCTACAAAGTGAAGATGTATTAAAAGCTGCTGAAGCTACAATAACAAAAACCGAAAAACGTCCACACTTTTCTAAGTTGTAA
- the LOC107444486 gene encoding pre-mRNA-splicing factor ATP-dependent RNA helicase PRP16 — MSEPSNLHRLEGSSNEVGGLFVKKKSSDDELFKVPAPRKLKSLLGLDVLAEQRRKERESSQEREKSVVDVKNRDVENRHDHHKRKYRSSNEETPTYTGGVNDEYFKRMHSRQKRDKERGLYISSKHERHKKNKERRSSSERKRFHEKSGRDSKRSYHSGSSRREDESPYRDEPPSPRIHPRDSPSRSGWDEDDTPIHKSSWDMPSPRRSPDRKSERSYRSSKTPYDSPNPTPAYKYNEWMYDRKRSGATPRTSERNENLPWSTEDEKQDWEEENKRIDREWYSLDEGYDENQNPFAGMSAEYTKKKEEALEQKKKKRMSAQQRQIHKDNEKWETNRMLTSGVVQKLDYDEDFEEDNEARVHLLVQNVVPPFLDGRIVFTKQPEPIVPVKDPTSDMAIIARKGCLAVRTFREQKERKKAQKKEWELAGTRLGDIMGIKKVDETDEKNVEDNTNYKEDHKFAEHMKNKSEATSDFARKKSILQQRQFLPAFAVRQELLNVIRDNSVIIIVGETGSGKTTQLTQYLHEDGYSKYGMIGCTQPRRVAAMSVAKRVSDEMHVQLGEEVGYAIRFEDCTSEKTIIKYMTDGILLRESLRESDLDNYSAIIMDEAHERSLNTDVLFGLLREIVAHRQDLKLIVTSATMDATKFSNFFGNVPTFTIPGRTFPVELFFSKNPVEDYVNAAVNQVLQIHLQPTFGDILVFMPGQEDIEVTCELVAERLGAIENAPQLAILPIYSQLPSDLQAKIFQKAPDGVRKCVVATNIAETSLTVDGIMFVVDSGYCKLKVYNPRIGMDALQIYPISQANANQRSGRAGRTGPGNCFRLYTESQYKNELLVTTVPEIQRTNLANVVLLLKSLGVQDLLQFHFMDPPPQDNMLNSMYQLWILGALDNIGSLTSLGRSMIEFPLDPPLSKMLIVSCDMQCSSEILIIVSMLSVPAIFYRPKGREEESDLAREKFQVPESDHLTFLNVYIQWKQHNFSSSWCNEHFIHVKAMRKVREVRQQLKEIMVQQKLPIVSCGNEWDVVRKCICSAYFHQAARLKGIGEYVNCRTGMPCHLHPTSALFGMGFTPDYIVYHELVMTSKEYMQCVTSVDGHWLAELGPMFYSIKESSLSRIQNRKLAKMSQTQMEEEMILAEREIKDKKRREEEIIESARKRKQISTPGRNDSSTPRRRPERFGL; from the coding sequence ATGAGTGAACCATCCAATTTACATAGATTAGAAGGGAGTAGCAATGAAGTTGGTGGACTGTTTGTAAAGAAGAAATCAAGTGATGATGAACTGTTCAAGGTTCCTGCTCCAAGAAAACTGAAATCCTTGTTAGGGCTTGATGTTCTTGCTGAACAGCGTCGAAAAGAAAGAGAATCCTCCcaagaaagagaaaaatcagTTGTTGATGTAAAAAATAGGGATGTAGAAAATAGACATGATCATCACAAGAGAAAATATAGGTCATCAAATGAAGAAACTCCTACATACACTGGAGGAGTGAACGATGAATACTTTAAGCGTATGCACTCTCGGCAGAAACGAGATAAAGAAAGAGGATTgtatatttcttcaaaacatgAAAGACATAAAAAGAACAAAGAGCGTCGTTCTAGCTCCGAACGTAAACGCTTCCATGAAAAATCTGGTAGGGACAGTAAGAGATCTTATCACAGTGGATCTTCTAGAAGAGAAGATGAATCTCCATATCGTGATGAACCACCATCTCCTAGAATTCATCCCAGAGATTCACCTTCTAGATCTGGATGGGATGAAGATGATACACCTATTCACAAATCTTCATGGGACATGCCATCACCAAGGAGGTCACCAGATAGGAAAAGTGAACGTAGCTATCGTAGTAGCAAAACACCATATGATTCTCCAAATCCAACTCCTGCTTACAAATataatgaatggatgtatgacaGGAAACGTTCTGGAGCAACACCTCGGACATCTGAGAGAAACGAAAATCTTCCCTGGTCAACTGAAGATGAGAAACAAGATTGGGAAGAGGAGAATAAAAGAATTGATAGAGAGTGGTATAGTCTTGATGAAGGATATGATGAAAATCAAAATCCATTCGCTGGTATGTCTGCCGAatacacaaaaaagaaagaagaagctTTAGagcagaagaaaaagaaacgaaTGTCAGCACAGCAAAGACAAATCCACAAAGATAATGAAAAGTGGGAAACAAATAGAATGTTAACTAGTGGTGTAGTTCAAAAACTTGATTATGATGAAGATTTTGAAGAGGATAATGAAGCACGTGTTCATCTACTGGTACAAAATGTAGTGCCACCTTTTTTGGATGGCAGAATTGTTTTTACGAAACAACCTGAACCAATTGTACCTGTTAAAGATCCCACTTCTGATATGGCTATTATAGCTCGTAAAGGTTGTCTTGCTGTTCGAACTTTCAGAGAgcaaaaagaaaggaaaaaagcCCAAAAGAAAGAATGGGAATTGGCAGGAACTAGACTAGGTGATATAATGGGTATAAAAAAGGTTGATGAAACAGATGAAAAAAATGTAGAGgataatactaattataaagAAGACCATAAATTTGCTGAACACATGAAAAATAAGTCAGAAGCTACAAGCGACTTTGCACGTAAGAAATCTATTTTACAACAACGACAGTTTTTGCCAGCCTTTGCTGTTCGACAAGAATTGCTAAATGTTATTCGTGACAATAGTGTTATAATTATAGTTGGTGAAACTGGATCCGGAAAAACAACACAGCTAACTCAGTATTTACATGAGGATGGTTATAGTAAATATGGTATGATTGGTTGCACACAGCCTCGAAGAGTTGCAGCTATGTCAGTTGCTAAACGTGTGTCAGATGAAATGCATGTTCAGCTAGGAGAAGAAGTAGGTTATGCCATACGATTTGAAGATTGCACGagtgaaaaaactattataaaatatatgacaGATGGTATTCTTTTAAGAGAATCTCTGAGAGAATCAGATTTGGATAATTATAGTGCAATTATTATGGATGAAGCTCATGAACGTTCCCTAAATACTGATGTTTTATTTGGTTTGCTGAGGGAAATAGTTGCCCATCGTCAAGATCTTAAGTTAATTGTAACATCAGCCACTATGGatgcaacaaaattttcaaatttcttcgGGAATGTCCCTACTTTCACTATACCTGGACGAACTTTCCctgttgaacttttttttagtaaaaatccTGTTGAAGATTATGTTAATGCTGCTGTTAATCAAGTGTTGCAAATACATTTGCAGCCAACATTTGGTGATATATTAGTGTTCATGCCAGGCCAGGAGGATATTGAAGTGACATGTGAGTTGGTTGCTGAAAGATTGGGTGCAATTGAAAATGCTCCCCAATTGGCTATCTTACCAATATACTCTCAGTTACCTAGTGATTTACAAGCCAAGATTTTTCAGAAAGCTCCAGATGGTGTGCGTAAATGTGTTGTTGCCACTAATATTGCTGAAACTTCTTTGACCGTAGATGGTATTATGTTTGTTGTTGACAGTGGATATTGCAAACTCAAAGTTTATAATCCCAGGATTGGTATGGATGCTCTTCAGATATATCCAATTAGTCAAGCAAATGCAAACCAAAGATCAGGCAGAGCAGGGCGTACAGGTCCTGGTAATTGCTTTCGCTTGTATACAGAGTCACAATATAAAAATGAGTTGCTAGTTACAACTGTTCCTGAAATTCAAAGAACTAATCTAGCTAATGTAGTACTTTTACTTAAATCTCTTGGTGTTCAAGACCTGTTGCAGTTTCATTTTATGGACCCTCCCCCTCAAGACAACATGTTAAATTCTATGTACCAGCTTTGGATTCTTGGCGCTTTAGATAATATAGGAAGTTTAACTTCTCTGGGCAGAAGTATGATTGAATTTCCTTTAGATCCTCCTCTTTCTAAAATGTTGATTGTATCTTGTGATATGCAGTGCAGCtctgaaattctaattattgtCTCAATGCTATCAGTTCCAGCAATATTCTACAGACCAAAAGGTCGTGAAGAAGAAAGTGATCTGGCTCGAGAGAAATTTCAAGTTCCAGAAAGTGATCATCTTACATTTCTGAATGTGTATATTCAATGGAAACAACACAACTTTTCATCTTCTTGGTGTAATGAACATTTCATCCATGTAAAGGCGATGCGCAAAGTTCGGGAAGTCCGACAACAGTTGAAAGAAATTATGGTACAGCAAAAATTGCCCATTGTTTCTTGTGGTAACGAATGGGATGTTGTAAGAAAGTGTATTTGTTCTGCCTATTTCCATCAAGCTGCTAGACTAAAAGGTATTGGTGAATATGTGAACTGCCGAACAGGTATGCCCTGTCATTTACATCCGACCAGTGCACTTTTTGGTATGGGTTTTACCCCGGATTATATTGTTTATCATGAACTTGTTATGACAAGTAAAGAATATATGCAATGTGTTACTTCAGTAGATGGTCATTGGCTTGCTGAGTTAGGACCTATGTTTTACAGTATCAAAGAATCATCATTGTCAAGAATTCAAAATCGCAAACTTGCTAAAATGAGTCAGACTCAGATGGAAGAGGAAATGATACTTGCTGAAAGGGAAATTAAGGATAAGAAAAGGCGAGAGGAAGAAATAATAGAGTCTGctcgaaaaagaaaacaaatttcaactCCTGGCCGTAATGATTCATCAACTCCTAGACGAAGACCAGAACGATTTGGATtatag